TGCACCCCCGCCAAAAAAAAGGCGTGAATCGACCCCAGCAAACTTATCCCTTAACCAGGAGGCGAGTCCAAAGGAATAGGCCCTTTGAGTAAATTTGTATTCTGCCCGTAGATCAGTTCCATACCTTTGTCCTTTTTTTTCGCCGTCTGTTTCTGAATAGAGTAAATTGAGTTTCCAGGTTCCCTCTAAATGGTCTGATGGAAGAAACTTAAAGGTATTGTTCAGGATGAAGGTGGTTACATCGGTGTTTCCTGATGAATCCACATATCCTAATTCGGAATCATCGCTTATTTTTTTTATTTCTTCTTCCCCATATGCAACGGGGGCGATTATCAATAGGGCGAGGAATGGAAAAAGGAAAGGGAATACCTTCATGTTCGTCTCCATACTCTTGAAAGGTTTTAATGATTCGTTGGGAGGAAACCAGGTCAGTTAAAAGAATTTAAAGCTTCCACGAGAAGGAATTTCTGAGTCCAAATACAAAAATGAAAATTCTAATCGTAAATTTATTAAATTTCAACCAAAAAGCGGTACTATATTTACCATTGGTCCGTGGCTGTGCTAGTATTAAAGCGATATTGCATGAGAGAAAAAAATGATCAGACCCACCATTGCAATTGCTTTTCGATCAAACCATCCTAAAAAAAAAACCGAAGAGGGGTACCTTCAATGGATTAAGAAATGGGGGGGAGATATCCGTATTATTGCTCCGGGGGATCGCCATCCTCTTAGGGGGGCTGATGGGCTGGTTTTAACAGGGGGAGAGGATATTGCCCCGGAGCGGTATGGAGAAAAAGATTGGGGTTGTCGAAAAATTAATTTAGTTCGGGACGAGTTTGAATTGAAACTCCTTCAAATCGCATATCGGAAAAACCTTCCGGTCCTGGGTATTTGCCGGGGAATTCAGGTTTTGGCCGTTGCTCATGGAGGTACCTTGGTTCAGCATCTTTCGATGGAATTTTCTCCCGGGAAAAATGGCTCTGTTCATGTGGCCCATTGGGATCCGAAAGGAAAAGATCAAATCCACTGGGTGGGCATTCGGCCGGGGACGAAACTGTCTAGAATCATCCAAAAAAAAAGAATTAGGGTGAATAGTCATCACCATCAAGGGGTTCAAGCGGTGCCTCCCTCTGTGATCATCAGTGCGTGTTCTAAAGATGAAGTTATTGAGGCTATTGAAGTTCCGGGAAAACGGTTTGTCATGGGAATTCATTGGCACCCGGAACGATGGGAAAAACCCTCTTCCAGGGCCATTGCACAGGCATTTATCAAGGAATGCCGAAAATCCATCAATCATCCATAGAGGTTTCATGCGAGAACAACGCTGGGAAACGCGGTCAACGCTTCAATATCATGAAATCCTTTCATTGAGAAAAAGGCTATCCTCTATTGGTCTTAATCCCGCGGATGAGGAGAAAGATGTTATCTGCTACATTGAGGAATGGAAGGTGAGGGAGCCCAAAGAGATTTTGAAATTAGATTTTTTGCCCATCGAAGATGTGACCCTGGTTCATATTCGTGAAGGGTGGCGCGGAGATTTTTACCTTCTGGCCGGTGGGTACCATTCTGTTTATCGCAGATATCAAGCGGTGAACACCTATTGTTCGGTGAGTCATCCCTGGTTGATGCCGGGGCCACTCTTAACCCATTTTCCGAGGTCAATGTTTTGGGTTGGTTTTAGACATAGCCATGGGTTTATTCGAATTCGTTTGCATACCCGTGAGGTCATCACCCCGGGAGATGTTGATGATCAGGAACACCGGTCATTATGGTTGGAGGAACGGCAAAGAATTTTTGCGAATGCCGTTAAAATTATGGACTTTCCCATTCAGGTTGATGTAGACAATGAGAAATTGTTATTAAAAACCTCAGAGGAAGGAGTTGCCTTTTTTTGTTCATGGCCAGACGCATTCGGGCCATGTCAATTTGAATATAACTCTTCGGATCCGTTTCAATTTTTAGCCCCCTCCAGTCAATTGGCTGCCACCCAGGGGAACGAATTGTCAACCGTTCGTGCCTACCTGACCGGATTTTCAGACCAGGCTCTTAAGGATTTTGAAAGTGTGGATAAGGGGGGAGAGTTTGTCTACCGATGTTCGGCCCACTGTCATTTGAAAGACCTTTCAGAGATAAAGGAAATCATTGGTGATAAAAGCCGGTTGTTTTTAACCCTTTGTGAATTTCAAACCCAAAGTATTTTTCCAAACCTTGAAGATATTTATGCCATTGTAGGGGTGATGGGTGTTGAGGGGGGATTTAAAATTGAGGTCCGGTTGAATCGAGCTCCTTATTCAAAGGAGGAAATGGCGGATTGGATTGAAAAACTTTTAGCGTACCCGATGGTTTATTCTCCCTTACCCCCTTTTCCTTGACCCTCCCTCTTCGGAACTGCTAAATTTAAAGGGGTATTTTCTTTTTTTAGGTTTAAAAGTCTATGAAATCCCTTGAAAATTTAAATTTTGATAATACCTATTCCCAACTTCCCGAAGTTTTTGGAACTAAGCTTTTACCGACTCCCCTTCCTGAGCCTTACCTGGTCAGTTTCAATTTAGAGGGG
This genomic stretch from Nitrospiria bacterium harbors:
- a CDS encoding gamma-glutamyl-gamma-aminobutyrate hydrolase family protein (Members of this family of hydrolases with an active site Cys residue belong to MEROPS family C26.), coding for MIRPTIAIAFRSNHPKKKTEEGYLQWIKKWGGDIRIIAPGDRHPLRGADGLVLTGGEDIAPERYGEKDWGCRKINLVRDEFELKLLQIAYRKNLPVLGICRGIQVLAVAHGGTLVQHLSMEFSPGKNGSVHVAHWDPKGKDQIHWVGIRPGTKLSRIIQKKRIRVNSHHHQGVQAVPPSVIISACSKDEVIEAIEVPGKRFVMGIHWHPERWEKPSSRAIAQAFIKECRKSINHP